The Enterobacter asburiae genomic sequence AGGGGATTCAGGTGGCCATCTTCTTCCTGACCTGCGTATTGCTCGCAGGGCTCTTTGGCGCAGCCACCGCCAGCCGAAAAATTTTGTATGTACAGGCCGCGCCCGCTCTCGCAGCGCTGCTTGCGTTACTCATCTGAAGCAATGCTTTGGTTGAGATAAGGCGTCCGATATACTGATGGCTTTACCCGTAAAGATTAGCGACGAGACAGTTATGAATAACGATATCCCACTGAAATATTATGACATTGCCGATGAGTACGCGACGGAAGCCGCTGAGCCGGTCGCTGAGTCAGAGCGCGACGCGCTGGCACATTATTTCCAGCTGCTGCTCACCCGTTTATCGAATAATGAGGAGATTAGCGAGGAAGCCCAGCAGGAGATGGCCACTGAGGCCGGGATCCGTGCGGGTCGCATCGATGATATTGCGAACTTCCTCAATCAGTGGGGAAATGAATAGTCTGCTTCAAAAACCGTTATGCTGATGCTTTGCGATACAGCTCAGCATCACGCTATCGGACCACATGCATTTTTTCCGCAGAATATGCGACGCGGGGGCGTCGATAAACAGCGCGAAAATAACGGTCAGACAAAAGAGTACCACTGGTAATAGTAAGGATAATTTCACATTTTTAACCAAAATATGAGTGTGCTTCAGGGTAATCTACCGTCTGAATGTGACGACTATATGTTTTTGCGTAAAAAATAGAAATGCCCGACTGGAAAAAAACGGACGCGCAAGGCTTCGGGTTACGGTGCAACCCCGGTGAGTCGCTTCGCCAGCTCGCTTCGGGTGAGTGCTTTTGAAAAATACCATCCCTGAATCAGCGCATCGGGATATCTGCTTGCAATAAAGCGATATTGAATTTCATTTTCCACGCCCTCGAAAACAAGCGTTTTATTCAATCTTGCAAGGGCATCGCTGAAGATTACAAAGATGTTTTGCTTATAATGCTCGCTGATGCCGTCCACCAGCGACTTATCGATTTTGATTTCATCATATTCAAGCAGCGACAGGCGGGCGAGATTCGAGTTTTGCACGCCAAAATCATCTATTGATATTTTAACGCCGAGCGATTTCAGCTCCTGACAGAATCCCTCGAGGATATCTGCCGTGGAAACGGCTTTCTCAGAGAGTTCGACCTTTATCAGGGAAAGAGGAAGGTGATTGGCAAAACACGCACGACGCAAAATAGTAATGAACTGTCCATCTTCAATTTCCTTGTGCCCAACGTTTATTGAGACTATCAGCTGGTGTTTTATCGCCAGAGGGGCAATTTCGGAAAGGGATTTTTCGATAATATTACTGTAATATTTTTTATACAGGCCGATCTTCTTAATTAATGGGATAAACAGCTCCGGAGAGACGTCCCCGTGCTTTTGATCGCGCCATCTCGACAGAACTTCGACGCCCACGATTTTTTGATCGTGAATGCGAATAATGGGCTGATAGTTAACGCTGATGGTATTCGTGATGACGGCTTTTATCAGCGTACGTTCCAGAGAAAAACGGTCTTCATAGATACGGAAGATAAATAACGTTATCGCAATCCAGATAAAACAGAGAATGACCGCGAGAAGCGCAAAGATAAACGGAGGTAGCGAGGCCAGCCCGGCGTCGTGGTGTTTCACTATGACGCACAGGTCCCAGAAGGTGCTGCACTGTGTCAGAGTCAGGGTAAACAACGTCGAATGCAGCCAGCTCTGCTGATTTAGCTCCGTGGCGGCCGAAAAAAAGACTCTGCCGAAGTCTTTGGTGGTAGCG encodes the following:
- a CDS encoding YmjA family protein, producing MNNDIPLKYYDIADEYATEAAEPVAESERDALAHYFQLLLTRLSNNEEISEEAQQEMATEAGIRAGRIDDIANFLNQWGNE
- a CDS encoding EAL domain-containing protein, with the translated sequence MKKLIAVAIVSTLLVFLSLYAVNAVIIGQQKSKQLEISRTLLHYSEDVSQSVALGLKSITAQGCDKTSLDRYRQIKLNNLYFADIGFIDKGKIVCTAFWGKLATPVALPAELHKTLRGFLLAQFSRKDFFTGNAAIYNNIIIFTSRYAYDKFTPVTASYSLSATTKDFGRVFFSAATELNQQSWLHSTLFTLTLTQCSTFWDLCVIVKHHDAGLASLPPFIFALLAVILCFIWIAITLFIFRIYEDRFSLERTLIKAVITNTISVNYQPIIRIHDQKIVGVEVLSRWRDQKHGDVSPELFIPLIKKIGLYKKYYSNIIEKSLSEIAPLAIKHQLIVSINVGHKEIEDGQFITILRRACFANHLPLSLIKVELSEKAVSTADILEGFCQELKSLGVKISIDDFGVQNSNLARLSLLEYDEIKIDKSLVDGISEHYKQNIFVIFSDALARLNKTLVFEGVENEIQYRFIASRYPDALIQGWYFSKALTRSELAKRLTGVAP